A window of Halomonas sp. H10-9-1 contains these coding sequences:
- a CDS encoding FxsA family protein, which produces MPFLLIFTLFALLDFVILFSVGSQIGLLTTLLLVLATGFIGLHLIRREGAATFARARERLERGEMPSGELLTGAALIFGGALLMAPGFVSDVLGFLCLMPDARRLIGKLLAWLGIRTQGFRVHREGFGARPSAGRPHDDWAQADEGRRHRGADEPSSRHADDGVIEGEFIPRDERRG; this is translated from the coding sequence ATGCCCTTTCTCCTTATCTTCACGCTGTTTGCCCTGCTCGACTTCGTCATCCTCTTTTCGGTGGGCAGCCAGATCGGCCTGCTCACCACCCTGCTGCTGGTGCTGGCCACCGGCTTCATCGGCCTGCACCTGATCCGCCGCGAGGGCGCCGCCACCTTCGCCCGGGCCCGGGAGCGCCTGGAGCGCGGCGAGATGCCCTCCGGCGAACTGCTCACCGGTGCCGCCCTGATCTTCGGCGGCGCCCTGCTGATGGCGCCGGGCTTCGTCTCCGACGTTTTGGGCTTCCTGTGCCTGATGCCCGATGCCCGGCGCCTGATAGGCAAGCTGCTGGCCTGGCTGGGTATCCGCACCCAAGGCTTCCGCGTGCATCGCGAGGGATTCGGTGCCAGGCCCAGTGCCGGTCGTCCCCACGACGACTGGGCCCAGGCCGATGAGGGGCGTCGTCACCGCGGCGCCGACGAGCCGTCGTCACGCCACGCCGACGACGGCGTCATCGAGGGCGAGTTCATCCCCCGTGACGAGCGCCGCGGCTGA
- a CDS encoding co-chaperone GroES, translated as MNIRPLHDRVIIRRVEEEQKTAGGIVLPGNAQEKPTRGEVLAVGNGRILDNGDVRPLDVKVGDTVIFKDGFGVEKQKVDGEEVLIMSESDILAVVEG; from the coding sequence ATGAACATCCGTCCCTTGCACGATCGCGTCATCATTCGTCGCGTCGAGGAAGAACAGAAAACCGCTGGCGGTATCGTGCTCCCGGGCAACGCCCAGGAAAAGCCGACGCGTGGCGAAGTGCTCGCCGTCGGTAACGGTCGGATCCTCGACAACGGCGACGTGCGTCCGCTCGACGTCAAGGTCGGCGACACCGTGATCTTCAAGGATGGCTTCGGCGTCGAGAAGCAGAAGGTCGACGGCGAAGAGGTCCTGATCATGAGCGAGTCCGACATCCTGGCCGTAGTCGAAGGTTGA
- the groL gene encoding chaperonin GroEL (60 kDa chaperone family; promotes refolding of misfolded polypeptides especially under stressful conditions; forms two stacked rings of heptamers to form a barrel-shaped 14mer; ends can be capped by GroES; misfolded proteins enter the barrel where they are refolded when GroES binds): MAAKQVKFSDDARKRMARGVDLLANAVKVTLGPKGRNVVIEKSFGAPTVTKDGVSVAKEIELKERFENMGAQMVKEVASKTSDVAGDGTTTATVLAQSIVTEGLKGVIAGMNPMDLKRGIDQAVVAAVKEIEALSVPCTDSKSIAQVGTISANGDKRIGEIIAEAMEKVGKEGVITVDEGRGFEDELDVVEGMQFDRGYLSPYFVTNQDTMAVELEDPYILMVDKKISNIRELLPTLEAVAKAGKPLVIIAEDIEGEALATLVVNTMRGIVKVAAAKAPGFGDRRKAMLQDIAILTNGTVISEEVGLDLEQATLDHLGTAKRVTMSKENTTIIDGAGNDADIEARVNQIRAQIEETSSDYDREKLQERVAKLAGGVAVIRVGAATEVEMKEKKARVEDALHSTRAAVEEGVVPGGGTALVRVLTKVAGLKGDNEDQTHGIAIAVRAMEAPLRQIVTNAGQEASVILNQVKAGEGNYGYNAQTGDYGDLFEMGVLDPAKVTRSALQSAGSVAGLMITTEAMIADDPDEKEAAPDMGGMGGMGGMGGMM; encoded by the coding sequence ATGGCAGCAAAGCAAGTCAAGTTTTCCGATGATGCCCGCAAGCGCATGGCACGCGGTGTCGACCTCCTGGCCAACGCGGTCAAGGTGACCCTGGGCCCGAAGGGCCGCAACGTGGTGATCGAGAAGTCCTTCGGCGCGCCGACCGTGACCAAGGACGGCGTCTCCGTGGCCAAGGAGATCGAGCTCAAGGAGCGCTTCGAGAACATGGGCGCCCAGATGGTCAAGGAAGTCGCTTCCAAGACCTCCGACGTCGCCGGTGACGGCACCACCACCGCCACCGTGCTGGCCCAGTCCATCGTGACCGAAGGCCTCAAGGGCGTCATCGCCGGCATGAACCCGATGGACCTCAAGCGCGGCATCGACCAGGCCGTGGTCGCCGCCGTCAAGGAGATCGAGGCCCTGTCCGTGCCCTGCACCGACTCCAAGTCCATCGCCCAGGTCGGCACCATCTCCGCCAACGGCGACAAACGCATCGGTGAGATCATCGCCGAAGCCATGGAGAAGGTAGGCAAGGAAGGCGTAATCACCGTCGACGAGGGTCGCGGCTTCGAGGACGAGCTCGACGTCGTCGAGGGCATGCAGTTCGATCGCGGCTACCTGTCGCCCTACTTCGTCACTAACCAGGACACCATGGCGGTCGAGCTGGAAGACCCCTACATCCTGATGGTCGACAAGAAGATCTCCAACATCCGCGAACTGCTGCCGACCCTCGAGGCCGTGGCCAAGGCCGGCAAGCCGCTGGTGATCATCGCCGAGGACATCGAGGGCGAGGCGCTGGCCACCCTGGTGGTCAACACCATGCGCGGCATCGTCAAGGTCGCCGCCGCCAAGGCGCCGGGCTTCGGTGACCGCCGCAAGGCCATGCTCCAGGACATCGCCATCCTGACCAATGGCACCGTGATCTCCGAGGAAGTGGGTCTGGACCTCGAGCAGGCCACCCTGGACCACCTGGGTACCGCCAAGCGCGTGACCATGTCCAAGGAGAACACCACCATCATCGATGGCGCCGGCAACGACGCCGACATCGAGGCCCGCGTCAACCAGATCCGCGCCCAGATCGAGGAGACCTCCTCCGACTACGATCGTGAGAAGCTCCAGGAGCGCGTCGCCAAGCTGGCCGGCGGTGTCGCCGTGATCCGCGTCGGTGCCGCCACCGAGGTGGAGATGAAGGAGAAGAAGGCGCGCGTCGAGGACGCCCTGCACTCCACCCGTGCCGCGGTCGAGGAAGGCGTGGTGCCTGGCGGTGGTACCGCTCTGGTGCGCGTGCTGACCAAGGTTGCCGGCCTCAAGGGTGACAACGAGGACCAGACCCACGGCATCGCCATCGCCGTGCGCGCCATGGAGGCCCCGCTGCGCCAGATCGTCACCAACGCCGGTCAGGAAGCCTCCGTCATCCTGAACCAGGTCAAGGCTGGCGAAGGCAACTACGGCTACAACGCCCAGACCGGCGATTACGGCGACCTGTTCGAGATGGGTGTGCTGGACCCGGCCAAGGTGACCCGCAGCGCGCTGCAGTCCGCCGGCTCCGTGGCAGGCCTGATGATCACCACCGAGGCGATGATCGCCGACGATCCGGACGAGAAGGAAGCCGCTCCGGACATGGGTGGCATGGGCGGCATGGGTGGCATGGGCGGCATGATGTAA